The following are from one region of the Fusobacterium sp. FSA-380-WT-3A genome:
- the citD gene encoding citrate lyase acyl carrier protein has translation MIGICGNEKDSDVLITVDLNHEGIEIIIESKLKKMFGKLMEKAVKEVIEEMSIKNAKILVQDFGALDFVIKARTRTAIRRAMNGGEK, from the coding sequence ATGATTGGTATTTGTGGAAATGAAAAAGATTCAGATGTTTTGATAACTGTTGATTTAAATCATGAAGGAATAGAAATTATTATTGAATCTAAATTAAAAAAAATGTTTGGAAAATTAATGGAAAAAGCTGTTAAGGAAGTTATAGAAGAAATGAGTATAAAAAATGCTAAAATATTAGTTCAAGATTTTGGGGCTTTAGATTTTGTAATAAAAGCAAGAACAAGAACAGCTATAAGAAGAGCAATGAATGGAGGGGAAAAATAG
- a CDS encoding tripartite tricarboxylate transporter substrate binding protein has translation MKFKLSKKLLVFSLMLGLSLTSFSAKDPGKNYPKRPVELCAPAGAGGGWDLTARTIAKVLKDEKLIKVPTPVVNRPGGGGGVNLAYMQTKKGDGQMLSIYSPPLILLHLTGTSELGYQNTTPIVGLISDYGAFVVKSDSKYKTINDVMEALKKDPKSVKVGGTSAAGSMDHIQFLLMARAAGVEKIEDIDFVSFQDSGITQILGGHVDIYSTGLSEVEGLLQTGNLRALASTAEKRVGKGVLAEVPTCKEMGIDASYINWRGVFANPDVPDYVVSYWTDVFTKMVETDGWKEALERNGWEPQFMVGEDFIKFLEEQEEASKIILEEIGMLKK, from the coding sequence ATGAAATTTAAATTATCTAAAAAATTATTAGTATTTTCTTTAATGCTTGGGTTATCTTTAACTTCTTTTTCAGCAAAAGATCCAGGGAAAAATTATCCTAAAAGACCAGTAGAATTATGCGCGCCAGCTGGAGCCGGTGGAGGATGGGATTTAACAGCTAGAACAATAGCTAAAGTTTTAAAAGATGAAAAACTTATAAAAGTTCCAACTCCAGTCGTAAATAGACCTGGTGGAGGTGGAGGTGTAAACCTTGCTTATATGCAAACTAAAAAAGGTGATGGTCAAATGTTATCAATTTATTCACCACCACTAATTTTATTACACTTAACAGGAACATCTGAACTAGGGTATCAAAATACAACACCAATTGTAGGATTAATATCAGATTATGGAGCATTTGTTGTAAAATCTGATTCAAAATATAAAACAATTAATGATGTTATGGAGGCTTTGAAAAAAGATCCAAAGAGTGTAAAAGTTGGAGGAACTTCTGCAGCAGGAAGTATGGATCACATACAATTTTTATTAATGGCTAGAGCTGCTGGAGTTGAAAAGATAGAAGATATAGACTTTGTAAGTTTCCAAGATTCTGGAATCACTCAAATATTGGGAGGACATGTAGATATTTATTCAACAGGGTTATCAGAAGTTGAAGGATTATTACAAACAGGAAATTTAAGAGCTCTTGCATCAACAGCTGAAAAAAGAGTAGGAAAAGGAGTATTAGCTGAAGTTCCTACTTGTAAAGAAATGGGAATAGATGCTAGTTATATTAACTGGAGAGGAGTTTTTGCTAACCCAGATGTACCAGATTATGTAGTTTCATATTGGACAGATGTATTTACAAAAATGGTAGAAACTGATGGATGGAAGGAAGCTTTAGAAAGAAATGGATGGGAACCACAATTTATGGTTGGAGAAGACTTTATTAAATTCTTAGAAGAACAAGAAGAAGCTTCAAAAATTATTTTAGAAGAAATTGGAATGTTAAAAAAATAA
- a CDS encoding tripartite tricarboxylate transporter TctB family protein, translated as MTGVIALVLGIVYLIALYHIPTAAIGSPYAPIYFPAMLGSGMVILGILQLIKDKKIKVNQYTSDKTFPLIIKTGIIIIIYALLFDLIGYVISTMIFMFMMLYLFNGREKLVRSVIVSVLFSILIYVAFSKLLGIYLPVMPFLYI; from the coding sequence ATGACAGGAGTTATAGCCTTAGTTTTAGGAATAGTGTATTTAATAGCTTTATATCATATACCAACAGCTGCAATAGGAAGTCCTTATGCTCCAATATATTTTCCAGCAATGTTAGGTTCAGGAATGGTGATATTGGGTATATTACAGTTAATAAAAGATAAAAAAATAAAAGTGAATCAATATACAAGTGATAAAACATTTCCTTTAATAATAAAAACAGGAATTATAATAATAATATATGCTCTTTTATTTGATTTAATAGGATATGTTATTTCAACTATGATTTTTATGTTTATGATGTTATACTTATTTAATGGAAGAGAAAAATTAGTCCGTTCTGTAATAGTATCTGTTCTTTTTAGTATTTTAATTTATGTGGCATTTTCAAAATTATTAGGAATTTATCTTCCAGTAATGCCATTCTTGTATATTTAG
- the secY gene encoding preprotein translocase subunit SecY, translated as MTLMESFNNKLRGVVKIPELRSRIIFTLLMFLVARVGTFIPAPGIDIDRLSAMTAQNDLLGFINMFSGGAFQRISIFALGIVPYINASIVFSLLAVIIPKIDEIQKEGESGRNKINQWTRYVTIFIAIMQGIGVCVWLTSAGLVIEPGFRFMLVTITILTAGTVFLMWVGEQISVNGIGNGVSLLIFLNIISRGPSSIVQTIQLMKGSKFIIPVLIAVAIAAILSVSVIVLFQLGQRKIPVHYVGKGFGVRGGVAQNSYIPLKLNTSGVMPVIFASVMMMIPSLLIRSLPTTFPYRDYLVLFFDQKHPVHMILYALIIIFFSFFYTAIMFDPERVADNLKQGGGTIPGIRPGEETVEYLEGVVTRITWGGAIFLAIIAILPMAIFTALGLPVFFGGTGIIIVVGVALDTVQQIDAHLVMKEYKGFL; from the coding sequence TTGACTTTAATGGAAAGCTTTAACAATAAGTTAAGAGGAGTTGTAAAAATTCCGGAGCTAAGATCGAGAATTATTTTTACCTTGTTGATGTTTTTAGTTGCTAGAGTAGGGACATTTATCCCTGCTCCAGGAATTGATATTGATAGATTATCAGCAATGACAGCTCAAAATGATTTATTAGGTTTTATTAACATGTTTTCAGGTGGAGCTTTTCAAAGAATTTCTATTTTTGCTTTAGGAATTGTGCCATATATCAATGCTTCTATTGTATTTAGTTTACTTGCTGTTATTATCCCTAAAATTGATGAAATTCAAAAAGAAGGAGAATCAGGAAGAAATAAAATAAATCAATGGACAAGATATGTCACAATCTTTATTGCTATAATGCAGGGAATAGGAGTTTGTGTTTGGTTAACATCTGCTGGATTAGTAATTGAACCTGGATTTAGATTCATGCTTGTAACTATTACTATACTTACAGCAGGAACTGTGTTCTTGATGTGGGTAGGGGAACAAATTTCTGTTAATGGAATAGGAAATGGAGTTTCTTTATTGATCTTTTTAAATATAATATCAAGAGGCCCTTCCAGTATAGTTCAAACTATACAATTAATGAAAGGAAGTAAATTTATAATACCTGTGCTGATAGCAGTAGCTATTGCAGCTATTTTATCGGTATCTGTGATTGTTTTATTTCAATTAGGACAAAGAAAAATACCAGTTCATTATGTAGGAAAAGGATTTGGAGTAAGAGGAGGAGTTGCACAAAACTCATATATTCCTTTAAAATTAAATACATCTGGAGTTATGCCAGTTATTTTTGCTTCTGTAATGATGATGATACCATCTTTATTGATAAGGTCATTACCAACAACTTTTCCATATAGAGATTATTTAGTATTATTCTTTGATCAAAAACATCCGGTACATATGATATTATATGCATTAATAATAATATTCTTTTCTTTCTTTTATACAGCAATTATGTTTGACCCTGAAAGAGTTGCAGATAATTTAAAACAAGGTGGAGGGACTATTCCTGGAATAAGACCTGGTGAAGAAACAGTTGAGTATTTAGAAGGAGTTGTAACTAGAATTACTTGGGGAGGGGCTATCTTTTTAGCCATTATAGCTATTTTACCAATGGCTATATTTACAGCATTAGGATTACCAGTATTCTTTGGTGGAACTGGAATAATAATTGTTGTTGGAGTAGCTTTAGATACAGTTCAACAAATAGATGCTCATTTAGTAATGAAAGAATATAAAGGATTTCTATAA
- the rplO gene encoding 50S ribosomal protein L15 has translation MNLNELQPSVPRKNRKRVGRGESSGWGKTAGKGSNGQKSRSGAGLKPGFEGGQMPVIRRTPKRGFSNYPFKKEYTIINLDTLNRFEEGTVVTPEILLEAGLIKKLNDGVKVLGNGVLERKVSVEAHKVSKSAQKAIEEKGGTVEIIEVKTFADVAKNNK, from the coding sequence ATGAATTTAAACGAATTACAACCTTCTGTACCTAGAAAAAACAGAAAAAGAGTAGGAAGAGGAGAATCTTCTGGTTGGGGAAAAACAGCTGGAAAAGGAAGTAATGGACAAAAATCTAGATCTGGAGCAGGATTAAAACCTGGTTTTGAAGGTGGACAAATGCCTGTAATTAGAAGAACTCCAAAAAGAGGATTTAGTAACTATCCATTCAAAAAAGAATATACAATAATTAATTTAGATACATTAAATAGATTTGAGGAAGGAACAGTAGTAACTCCTGAAATCTTATTAGAAGCTGGATTAATTAAAAAATTAAATGATGGAGTTAAAGTTTTAGGAAATGGAGTTTTAGAAAGAAAAGTTTCTGTAGAGGCTCATAAAGTTTCTAAATCTGCTCAAAAAGCTATTGAAGAAAAAGGTGGAACAGTAGAAATCATCGAAGTTAAAACTTTTGCTGATGTAGCAAAAAACAATAAATAA
- a CDS encoding biotin--[acetyl-CoA-carboxylase] ligase, protein MTKYKILEILLKNKGTFVSGEHLSSVLLVSRTAIWKGINSLKKSGYNIIGVNNKGYCLYDDNNINEFDIKTNIQCKEIGSKILYFEQIDSTNTYIKKEVDSLQHGTVVIAEEQINGRAKNEKYFYSPKEKGIYMSILLKKNIFLDSLKLLSLTSTVAVIRGIFQSTGISPMSDWNSIMINNKKVAGILTECNIECDTNNIEYIVIGIGINVNNLSFPKTIKDKVTSLRLEKGVEINRKTLICNILNELENLICDKRYISNRKILIEEYLKDFLFLDKVVTLKTNTRIIVGKVIGINEKGGVILLKENNKKEIFYTGVLQNK, encoded by the coding sequence ATGACAAAATATAAAATTTTAGAAATTTTATTAAAAAATAAAGGAACTTTTGTTTCGGGAGAACATCTTAGTTCTGTTCTTTTAGTTTCTAGGACAGCTATTTGGAAAGGAATTAATTCTTTGAAAAAAAGCGGTTATAATATAATAGGGGTTAATAATAAAGGTTACTGTTTATATGATGATAATAATATAAATGAATTTGATATAAAAACAAATATTCAATGTAAAGAAATTGGAAGTAAGATTTTATATTTTGAGCAAATAGATTCTACAAATACTTATATAAAAAAAGAAGTTGATTCTTTACAACATGGAACAGTAGTAATAGCTGAAGAACAAATTAATGGAAGAGCAAAAAATGAAAAGTATTTTTATTCTCCAAAAGAGAAAGGAATATATATGAGTATCTTATTAAAAAAGAATATTTTTTTAGATTCTTTAAAATTATTATCTTTGACATCAACTGTAGCTGTAATTAGAGGAATATTTCAATCAACTGGTATTTCTCCAATGAGTGATTGGAACAGTATAATGATTAATAATAAAAAAGTAGCTGGAATTTTAACAGAATGTAATATAGAATGTGATACTAATAATATAGAATATATTGTTATTGGAATAGGAATTAATGTTAATAATTTATCTTTTCCAAAAACTATTAAAGATAAAGTTACATCACTTAGACTAGAAAAAGGAGTAGAAATAAATAGAAAAACTTTAATTTGTAATATATTGAATGAACTAGAAAACTTAATATGTGATAAGCGTTATATTTCAAATAGAAAAATTCTAATAGAAGAGTATTTAAAAGATTTTTTATTTCTTGATAAAGTTGTTACATTAAAAACTAATACAAGAATAATAGTTGGAAAAGTTATTGGAATTAATGAAAAAGGTGGAGTAATTCTTCTTAAAGAAAATAATAAAAAAGAAATTTTTTATACAGGAGTTCTTCAAAATAAATAA
- a CDS encoding response regulator transcription factor, translating to MKKILIIEDEKELAYSIELFLRKENFETFVIFDGDKALEKFYNLTPDLVLLDINLPNKNGWEICKEIRENSTLPIIMMTARDSEFDELYGLELGADDYVTKPINLKILLARIKRILKIDGKSNYYFEGMSFDIRTLELSINDEKIELSPKEAQLLEYFIKNKNFILTREKLINEIWGFDYDGGDRAVDTLVKRLRKKLGKYSDRIKTLRGMGYSYEEKKI from the coding sequence ATGAAAAAAATTTTAATAATAGAAGATGAAAAAGAGTTAGCTTATTCTATAGAACTTTTTTTAAGAAAAGAAAATTTTGAAACCTTTGTAATTTTTGATGGTGATAAAGCTTTAGAAAAATTTTATAATCTTACTCCAGACTTAGTATTATTAGATATTAATTTACCAAATAAAAATGGATGGGAAATTTGTAAAGAAATAAGAGAGAATTCAACACTTCCAATTATAATGATGACGGCTAGAGATAGTGAATTTGATGAATTATATGGATTAGAATTAGGAGCTGATGATTATGTGACAAAACCAATAAATTTAAAAATTTTACTTGCTAGAATAAAAAGAATATTAAAAATAGATGGTAAAAGTAATTATTATTTTGAAGGAATGTCATTTGATATAAGAACTTTGGAATTATCAATTAATGATGAAAAAATAGAATTATCTCCTAAAGAAGCACAACTTTTAGAATATTTTATAAAAAATAAAAATTTTATTCTAACTAGAGAAAAATTAATAAATGAAATTTGGGGCTTTGATTATGATGGCGGAGATAGAGCAGTAGATACATTGGTAAAAAGACTTAGAAAAAAATTAGGTAAGTATTCTGATAGAATTAAAACATTGAGAGGAATGGGATATTCTTATGAAGAAAAGAAAATTTAA
- a CDS encoding HAMP domain-containing sensor histidine kinase codes for MKKRKFNFSKKLLIFSITISIVGILITQFLNLTFLDKFYIYRKKIEIPYIANNVKKLKNNEEKLLEYIIEENSENGVQIILGKKIVPNYRRIKNEHYHILKRNLPERKVIIRNTKTGGRYLTYYDTIDGKTPLTIFLPLVSFDNYRVEVFIIQGISIFIALIISFIFANFFSKKLTKNIQKLRDASQKISNQDFIDKIGIHTNDEIEELAISIEKMSNNLKISINDLRNFVGNASHQLKTPVSIVNMISQNLESNTDLSEKEKKKLYAALIRETREMSELINNLLFLSKISYSKNNLIKKEFILREVIQESLSKYELIELEKDLTLNIDIEKDIKINTDYRFFKVVIDNLIENSFKYSPENSEINVFYKNNMLIIKNKIKNVIKEKSEELFFPFKRGSNSLNESIDGSGLGLSIIKNVLELLEISFDLDIENDIFTFKMKI; via the coding sequence ATGAAGAAAAGAAAATTTAATTTTTCTAAAAAATTATTAATTTTTTCGATAACTATAAGTATAGTAGGAATTTTGATTACTCAATTTTTAAATTTGACTTTTTTAGATAAATTTTATATTTATAGAAAAAAAATAGAAATACCTTACATAGCAAATAATGTAAAAAAATTAAAGAATAATGAAGAAAAATTATTAGAATATATAATAGAAGAAAATTCAGAAAATGGAGTTCAAATAATTTTAGGAAAAAAGATAGTTCCAAATTATAGAAGAATTAAAAATGAACATTATCATATTTTAAAAAGAAACTTGCCTGAAAGAAAAGTAATCATAAGAAATACAAAAACTGGTGGAAGATATCTAACTTATTATGATACTATTGATGGAAAAACTCCATTAACAATATTTCTTCCATTAGTGTCTTTTGATAATTATAGGGTTGAAGTTTTTATAATACAAGGAATTTCTATTTTTATAGCATTGATTATTAGTTTTATTTTTGCTAATTTCTTTTCAAAAAAACTTACTAAAAATATTCAAAAATTAAGAGATGCTTCTCAAAAAATATCAAATCAAGATTTTATAGATAAAATTGGCATACATACAAATGATGAAATAGAAGAGTTAGCTATTTCTATAGAAAAAATGTCAAATAATTTAAAAATTTCAATTAATGATTTAAGAAATTTTGTTGGAAATGCATCTCATCAATTAAAAACTCCAGTGTCAATAGTTAATATGATTTCTCAAAATCTAGAATCAAATACTGATTTGTCAGAAAAAGAGAAGAAAAAATTATATGCTGCTCTTATAAGAGAAACAAGAGAGATGTCAGAACTTATAAATAATCTTCTTTTTTTATCTAAAATTTCGTATTCAAAAAATAATTTGATTAAAAAGGAATTTATTTTAAGAGAAGTTATACAAGAAAGTTTGAGTAAATATGAATTAATTGAGTTAGAAAAAGATTTAACACTAAATATTGATATAGAGAAAGATATAAAAATTAATACAGATTATAGATTTTTTAAAGTTGTAATTGATAATCTAATTGAAAATTCTTTTAAATATTCTCCTGAAAATTCAGAAATAAATGTTTTTTATAAAAATAATATGCTTATAATTAAAAATAAAATAAAAAATGTTATAAAAGAAAAGTCTGAAGAACTTTTTTTTCCTTTTAAAAGAGGAAGTAACTCATTAAATGAAAGTATAGATGGGTCAGGATTAGGATTATCTATAATAAAAAATGTATTGGAATTATTGGAGATATCTTTTGATTTAGATATTGAGAATGATATTTTTACTTTTAAAATGAAAATTTAA
- a CDS encoding tripartite tricarboxylate transporter permease — protein sequence METLQFLLHGFGVALEPINLMWVTIGGVLGTIVGMLPGLGPATGVAVLLPLTFTMGAEAAMITMAGVYYGAMFGGSRSSILINTPGDGAAVAATFDGYPMAKNGKAESALAISAIASFIGGGLSIIFMIVSAKAVAQFALKFGPAEYFMLMIFALAATASMSRGNMIKGFISMIIGLMISTIGLDAQSGVQRFTFGIMELQGGIDFLVVIIAIYALGEVFKSFKIIGKDDSVDMQTKFGKIWITKEEWKRTKWPILRSAPLGFFIGALPGAGGTMASLMAYNNEKQMSKNPENFGKGEIIGLAAPESANNAASVGAFIPMLSLGVPGSGTTAVMMGALLMLGIQPGPMLFVQHPDIAWGLIASMFIGNIILAIVNIPLAGILVRVLAIPGKVLYPLVLGLAFVGTYAIGNSIIDFFLLLIFALVGYVMNKEDIPTSPLILAIIVGNMMEQSFRQAMVISNNNIGIFFKSGVSIVLFILTIGSVLFSLYKSHQDKKMNK from the coding sequence ATGGAGACTTTACAATTTTTATTACATGGCTTTGGAGTAGCTTTAGAGCCAATTAATCTAATGTGGGTTACTATTGGTGGAGTTTTAGGAACAATAGTTGGGATGTTACCAGGATTAGGACCAGCAACGGGAGTAGCCGTTTTATTACCTTTAACATTTACTATGGGAGCTGAAGCGGCAATGATCACAATGGCTGGAGTTTATTATGGGGCTATGTTTGGTGGATCAAGAAGTTCTATATTAATTAATACTCCAGGAGATGGAGCAGCAGTTGCAGCAACATTTGATGGATATCCAATGGCTAAAAATGGAAAGGCTGAATCAGCACTAGCAATATCAGCTATAGCTTCTTTTATAGGTGGTGGATTATCAATAATATTTATGATTGTTTCAGCTAAAGCAGTAGCTCAATTTGCATTAAAATTTGGACCAGCAGAATATTTTATGTTGATGATTTTTGCTCTTGCAGCTACAGCTTCAATGTCAAGAGGAAATATGATAAAAGGTTTTATTTCCATGATAATAGGATTAATGATTTCTACAATAGGTCTTGATGCACAATCAGGAGTTCAAAGATTTACTTTTGGAATTATGGAACTTCAAGGTGGAATAGACTTTTTAGTTGTTATAATAGCTATTTATGCTTTAGGAGAAGTTTTTAAAAGTTTTAAAATAATAGGAAAAGATGACTCTGTGGATATGCAAACTAAATTTGGAAAAATTTGGATTACTAAAGAAGAGTGGAAAAGAACAAAGTGGCCAATTCTTAGAAGTGCTCCATTAGGATTCTTTATAGGAGCTTTACCAGGAGCAGGAGGAACAATGGCTTCTTTAATGGCATATAATAATGAAAAACAAATGTCTAAAAATCCTGAAAATTTTGGAAAAGGAGAAATAATAGGATTAGCAGCTCCAGAATCAGCTAATAATGCTGCATCAGTTGGAGCATTTATTCCTATGTTATCCTTAGGAGTACCTGGTTCAGGAACAACAGCTGTAATGATGGGAGCTTTATTAATGCTAGGAATTCAACCAGGACCAATGTTATTTGTCCAACATCCTGATATAGCTTGGGGATTAATAGCAAGTATGTTTATTGGAAATATAATTTTAGCTATAGTCAATATTCCATTAGCAGGAATTTTGGTAAGAGTTCTTGCAATACCAGGAAAAGTATTATATCCATTAGTATTAGGATTAGCCTTTGTTGGAACATATGCTATAGGAAATTCAATTATAGATTTCTTCTTATTATTAATATTTGCTTTAGTAGGATATGTAATGAATAAAGAAGATATTCCAACATCTCCTTTAATTTTAGCAATTATAGTTGGAAATATGATGGAACAATCATTTAGACAAGCAATGGTTATATCTAATAACAATATAGGAATTTTCTTTAAATCAGGAGTTTCGATTGTATTATTTATATTGACAATAGGAAGTGTTTTATTTTCATTATATAAATCTCATCAAGATAAAAAAATGAATAAATAA
- a CDS encoding potassium/proton antiporter, with the protein MESYIFIFGLLLFFSLCSIKISHKIKVPLLIMFIFIGMLAGSEGIGGIEFEDYNLAQNIGNFALLFILFSGALETNKNDVISSLYPSGTLATLGVFLTAILSAIFTYFLTDFSWMESLIFGAFVSSTDAAAVISILGESKLNKKVKTVIEIESGSNDPMAYVLILFFISIYKIGNLDIINGIIFLLKQILIGGTLGFIFGKITIPISKFLSIKREEFLIIHVISFLFICYSLTNLLNGNGFLAIYLMGILVGNEKFEYRINLLRNMRAFSWIMQITMFLILGLLVFPSQFLAVIWTGTFLAILVIILGRFIVVFSLLSIFKFDIKEKIFVSWAGLKGAVPIIFSIMAVTHNLENSQMMFNMIFYMVVFSVLIQGTSLKFIAKYLGLLEEEKENNEISLDEIEELAIKKLYITQYSDYLNKQIKDLNLGEKGIHIISVKRGKNYLTPNGSLKFESEDEVLFSQN; encoded by the coding sequence ATAGAATCTTATATCTTTATTTTTGGTTTATTATTATTTTTTAGTCTTTGTTCAATAAAAATATCACATAAAATAAAAGTTCCTTTGTTAATTATGTTTATTTTTATAGGAATGTTAGCTGGTTCAGAGGGAATAGGAGGAATTGAATTTGAAGATTATAATTTAGCTCAAAATATAGGAAATTTTGCCCTTCTATTTATTTTATTTAGTGGAGCTTTGGAAACTAATAAAAATGATGTTATATCTTCTTTATATCCTAGTGGGACTTTAGCTACTTTAGGAGTTTTTTTAACAGCTATATTGTCAGCTATTTTTACTTATTTTTTAACAGATTTTTCTTGGATGGAATCTTTAATATTTGGAGCTTTTGTATCCTCTACTGATGCTGCTGCTGTAATATCTATATTAGGTGAGTCAAAATTAAATAAAAAAGTTAAAACTGTAATAGAAATTGAATCAGGAAGTAATGACCCAATGGCCTATGTTCTTATATTATTCTTTATTTCTATTTATAAAATTGGAAATTTAGATATTATTAATGGAATAATATTTTTATTAAAACAAATTCTTATAGGAGGAACTTTAGGATTCATATTTGGAAAAATAACTATCCCAATATCTAAATTTTTATCTATAAAAAGAGAAGAATTTTTGATTATTCATGTAATTTCTTTTCTATTTATCTGTTATTCTTTAACAAATTTATTAAATGGAAATGGTTTCTTAGCAATCTATTTAATGGGAATTTTAGTAGGAAATGAAAAATTTGAATATAGAATAAATCTTTTGAGAAATATGAGAGCTTTTTCTTGGATTATGCAAATTACAATGTTCTTAATTTTAGGTTTATTAGTATTTCCTTCACAATTTTTAGCTGTTATCTGGACTGGAACTTTTTTGGCTATTTTAGTTATTATTTTAGGAAGATTTATTGTAGTTTTTTCTCTTCTTTCTATTTTTAAATTTGATATAAAAGAAAAGATTTTTGTTTCATGGGCTGGTTTAAAAGGAGCAGTTCCCATAATATTTTCAATAATGGCTGTAACACATAATTTAGAGAATTCTCAAATGATGTTCAATATGATATTTTATATGGTAGTATTTTCTGTGTTAATTCAAGGAACAAGTTTAAAATTTATAGCTAAATATCTTGGTCTGTTAGAAGAAGAGAAAGAAAATAATGAAATATCTTTGGATGAAATAGAAGAACTAGCAATAAAAAAATTATATATTACTCAATATTCTGATTATTTAAATAAACAAATAAAAGATTTAAATTTAGGTGAAAAAGGAATACATATAATATCTGTAAAAAGAGGTAAAAATTATTTGACTCCTAATGGTTCTTTAAAATTTGAATCAGAAGATGAAGTTTTATTCTCTCAAAATTAA
- the mnmA gene encoding tRNA 2-thiouridine(34) synthase MnmA, whose protein sequence is MENLELKNKFDSLVKYNEENTKITVAVAMSGGVDSSVTAYLLKKQGYNIFGVTMKTTDQSIDGDAKKVCDDLGIKHYILDVCEKFKKEVIDYFVSEYENGRTPNPCVVCNKHIKMGELIDFSIEKGADYMATGHYSNIENGLLKIGDDLTKDQVYFLSQAKEEKVKRLMFPLGKLTKAEVRELGKYLGVRVFAKKDSQEICFVEDGKLEEFLFTSTNGKIAKKGNFVDKNGKILGKHMGLGFYTIGQRKGLGISGSSPYYIIGFNKEKNEIILGNNEDLFKESLIATDINLFKYRKLDEISDKTFLAKTRSRDKFHLCKIIILSENEVKIEFLNEKVRAITPGQLLTLYDEEYRVILSGFIKK, encoded by the coding sequence ATGGAAAATTTAGAGTTAAAAAATAAATTTGATAGTTTAGTGAAATATAATGAAGAGAATACAAAAATAACAGTAGCAGTAGCTATGAGTGGTGGAGTAGATAGTTCAGTAACAGCCTATCTTTTAAAGAAACAGGGATATAATATTTTTGGTGTTACAATGAAAACAACAGATCAAAGTATAGATGGTGATGCTAAAAAGGTATGTGATGATTTAGGAATAAAACATTATATTTTGGATGTTTGTGAAAAATTTAAAAAAGAGGTTATAGATTATTTTGTAAGTGAATATGAAAATGGAAGAACTCCTAACCCATGTGTTGTATGTAATAAACATATAAAAATGGGAGAATTAATAGATTTTTCTATAGAAAAAGGTGCTGATTATATGGCTACAGGACATTATAGTAATATAGAAAATGGATTATTAAAAATAGGAGATGACCTAACAAAAGACCAAGTATATTTTTTATCTCAAGCAAAAGAGGAAAAGGTTAAAAGATTAATGTTTCCTTTAGGGAAATTAACAAAAGCAGAGGTAAGAGAATTAGGAAAATATTTAGGAGTAAGGGTATTTGCAAAAAAAGATTCTCAAGAAATTTGTTTTGTAGAAGATGGAAAATTGGAAGAATTTTTATTTACAAGTACAAATGGAAAGATTGCTAAAAAAGGAAATTTTGTAGATAAAAATGGAAAAATTTTAGGAAAACATATGGGATTAGGTTTTTATACTATTGGTCAAAGAAAAGGTTTAGGAATATCTGGAAGTTCTCCTTATTATATAATAGGTTTTAATAAAGAAAAAAATGAAATTATATTAGGAAATAATGAAGATTTATTTAAAGAAAGTCTAATAGCAACTGATATAAATCTTTTTAAATATAGAAAATTAGATGAAATTAGTGATAAAACTTTTTTAGCTAAGACTAGATCAAGAGATAAGTTTCATCTTTGTAAAATAATAATTTTATCAGAAAATGAGGTAAAAATAGAATTTTTAAATGAGAAAGTAAGAGCAATTACTCCAGGACAATTATTGACTCTTTATGATGAAGAATACAGAGTTATTTTGAGCGGATTTATAAAAAAATAA